From a single Nitrospirota bacterium genomic region:
- a CDS encoding tetratricopeptide repeat protein, with the protein MPPKLDELYKNGIEAFEKGDYENAELFFQEILSLNPKFADIHNKMGIIFNQTNRLQLAAQAFEKALELNPGYTEASLNLAITYSDLGMYDKARAVFEKASHFSEQADKSSRSNLDPFVKGKLADEHLRIGKIYYELRLLDEAIEEYEKALRLSPSFADIITQLGIALRDKGRYDEAIAEFTRAKQSNAHYIPARLHLGITYYSQGFYGLAEEEWREALVFDPDNSAVRTYLNFVKPQTS; encoded by the coding sequence ATGCCGCCAAAGCTCGATGAGCTGTACAAGAACGGGATAGAGGCTTTTGAAAAGGGAGACTATGAGAACGCTGAACTGTTCTTCCAGGAGATCCTGTCCCTGAACCCGAAGTTCGCCGACATCCATAACAAGATGGGCATCATTTTCAATCAGACGAACCGCCTGCAGCTCGCCGCGCAAGCCTTTGAAAAGGCCCTGGAACTGAATCCCGGCTATACCGAGGCATCGCTCAATCTAGCGATCACCTACAGCGATCTCGGCATGTATGACAAAGCCCGCGCTGTCTTTGAGAAAGCTTCCCATTTTTCCGAGCAGGCCGATAAAAGCTCCCGGTCCAATCTTGACCCTTTTGTGAAGGGCAAACTCGCCGACGAACATCTTCGGATCGGGAAAATCTACTACGAACTGAGATTGCTGGATGAGGCCATCGAAGAATATGAGAAGGCCCTGCGGCTGTCGCCGAGCTTTGCCGACATCATCACGCAACTCGGCATCGCTCTCCGGGACAAAGGCCGCTATGACGAAGCGATCGCCGAGTTCACGAGGGCCAAACAGAGCAATGCCCACTACATTCCGGCACGCCTGCACCTTGGCATTACCTACTACTCACAGGGCTTCTACGGACTGGCCGAAGAGGAATGGCGGGAAGCCCTCGTCTTCGACCCTGACAATTCCGCGGTCAGGACCTATCTTAATTTCGTGAAACCGCAGACCTCCTGA